The Phyllopteryx taeniolatus isolate TA_2022b chromosome 2, UOR_Ptae_1.2, whole genome shotgun sequence nucleotide sequence gtttttgggtcaggtgcccctcattttccttttgataataccccatagattctcaatggagTTTAGATCCGGCAAGATGGCTAGCCAGTcgagcactgtgatggcatgggcatcaaaccaggttttggtgcttctggcagtatgggcaggggccaggtcctgctgaaagattaaatctgcatctccatacagatcctcagcagaaggaatcatgaaatctctaaaacattctggtagactgttgcggtgaccttggatttaagaaagcagactttaccaacacctgcaccgaactttgcaccccaaatcatgactgtggatatttcacactggatgtCAAGCAGCTTGTGTTCtcttcttcaccagtcttcctccaaacccgtgaaccttgattcccgaatgaaaggcacactttactttcattgaaaaagaggaccttggaccactagCCAACAGTCTAGTCATCctcctccttggcccagttgagatgcttcctacattggctcaggctcagaagcggcttgacccgaggaaccagccagttgtagcccatctacCGGATaagtctgaatgtggtggtttttttaAGCTGCGACTCCCGCCTCGTTCCACTCTTCCTgtatctctgctagattcttgaatcttctcccTTTGATAAGCTACTGAaacccacggtcatctcttttgttggtgtatcttctcctgccacattttgtccttccactagactttccattgatatgcttggacacagcactctgtgaacagacagtctccttagctatgaacttttgcggctcacccatcctatggagggtatcaatgatggtcttctggccagttgtcaagtctgcagtcttccccatattgatcccaactgagacaattgaaccaaactgaagcaatttaatgacacctggggaaacctgtgcaggtgctttgagtttagtagatcattagtgtgtgacactccgtttaaaatatttatggcctgcaaaatttggacTGATTTTGtcacagtattaaaatgttttgaattcctgattttgttttatgagctggaagcccaaattatttaaaaaaaataaacaaatgaaattgCTTAAATAATGGTTAATGGAATTAATTgttagtttaactttttgaatggaattatggaaataaacttttccatgatattgtaatttttgggaaagtgtCTGTGCTTCTTGTTGACCTCATTGTCTcaccatccctccattttccgtactgcttatcctcacacgggtcatgggcgtgctggagcctatcccagctatcttcgagcagtacaccctgaactggtcgccaaccaattgcagggcacatataaacaaacaaccatttccactcacattcacacctatgggcaatttagagttttcatttaacctatcatgcatgttttgggatgtgggaagaaaccagagaacccatagaaaacccacacagccacggggagaacatgcaaactccacagcgGCGAGTCTggatttgaaaccgggtccccagaactgtgaggcagatgtgataaccagtcattcaccatgcCGCCCGCCCACCAGCCACTCACCTGGAGCTTTGTCTTCCCGCTATTTACCATCTCAACATTTTTGGCCATGTGCTGCATGATGGGCTTCAGGTGTGCCTCGTCGTACGTTGAGTACTGTGCCTGTGTGGTCGACTGACAGGGAAGACAGCAAAACgattccataaaaaaaataaaaaaaatttttttaattataaatcaAGTGAGCCTGTATACACAACTCAGGCTGACTACGAATATGAACAATGTTGCAGGCTACTATCCAACTGACCCAAGGTAGTCCATTCAGCAGCAGCTGAGAGAGGCAcatagcagcagcagcaatctCAGAAGGGTGATAATGCACCATTTGGTAGTCAATGAGGGTCAACTCCGTCAGATACTTGGCCagtgtgtgcatttgtatgtCCGACTGTGAGAAAACGTGCCCAAGCGAAACATTTGTCAATGTGGATCAGCACAAGTAGACACCTGACAATGCTTACTGCAGTTTTGACAAGACACTTGCGCAAATCAGTCTGTCAACTTGAGGAACTACACAATCTCACATTAGCCACTTTTGAAGCTCTCCTGAGGAAATGTAGCGGAACAGGACGGCCGAGCTGAAAGTTGAGGCGCTTCAGAACTAGCTGCTCCATCTCCAAAATCTGAGCCTTGGTAAACGCATTGTCTGTAATGTAGGCAAACTCTCCCACCTCTAGAGGATACATCTCCTCATACTTGCAGGCAAGCAGCATTGCAGTCACACCAACGAGCTGCAGCTTTCTACGAGAAACTGGCTGAACCTGCAGGGCAGCATGGTTGCCTGTTTGGTCTCTTTCAATTAGCCAAAGtccataaaactaaaaaaaaataaatgcattacatAGCTCCTACCTGGAGAAACCGATCGAGGACGGCAACAGAGAGATACAAGGTCTCCTGCAGCAGCTGGAACCTGGCATGAACCTGAACCATCCAGTCGATGAGAAGCGCTCGCATCCGCTCAGTGATATCATAACCCTGCATGTAGTTCGCATGTACAGCCTGCTCTACCTATGCAAAAGAGCAATAAGACACTGAGTATATTGTGTTCCATCGTGTAACAAGGCAGACAGAGTGAAAAAAAGATTACTTCCAGCTGGTGCAGATAAACGTAGATATCCTTCACATATTCAGAGCACAGCTGGGGCATGCCAGCATCCTGCTCGTCTACATCCTCCACTGAAAGCAGTGTGTTGGAGAAAGCCTGGCACAATTGTGCATCCTCTTCTTCCTTTGACACATCAGCTGATGCCTCTGAAACCAGAGGAAATGGATCGGCTGTTGTTTGAACCTGAACCAGAGCCACTGCTTTAGCCTTCTGAGCTCCAGGTGCTTTGCCTTGTCCCCATTTCTGGAGCAGAGAAGTTGAGAGTAAAGCAGTCGTGAAACACAGGAAGAACGTAAGGCACCACTGAACGTTGCACACCAAAACCCACAgaatttccaacagcttctttcccCTTGCCATAAACGTCTTAAACAGTTGACTCAATTTCATAGTGACACTTTGCACAGCTCTGTAGTGCCATTATTAGTGAATTCATTGTTGCAACTCCATCAccctgcatcatttgcacatttgCTCAGTATTAGCGCACTACTGGCCACTTTATATTGTTTAATGTGGCTCTGTACATTTTTTGGTTCTCAAATTTATATAACACTTACACAACAGCTGTAATAaagcataaaatacaataaGAGCCAAACCATTTTTCTCTCCAATTAAAATGCACCATAGCCCCCTTTACATTGGCACTTTTCATACAGATGTGTTTTATTCTGTTGCACATTTGAAGCTGTTAGTAAATAGTAGCAGTTTTCCAACAGTAGACAGTTTGTCCGTTGGAGTGCAACACAAAGATTTGTTCAATTCTCCAGTCCCATTTAAATTGTCTCACGCTTCACGACGTTTTAGCGTCTCTCCTCCAAGAGTCGGCAGTTTGAATCGTGGCTCCGACTGGCCGATGTCAAAGTGTCTTTGGGCAAAACACTGGctcagtgggcctggcagtatCTTCCAGGAAAGCAGCTGCCCTCTGGtgtatgactgcatacatgAATGTGAGCCTTTTGGGCACAGTGATTGTGTAGATCAGGGGTGTTAAATGTACAGCCCTTCAGGAGTTCCAATCCAGCCCGTGGGGATGGACAACACAGTCActgcaatttttcaataaaactgttgttgctaattttgccCACTGaaaacacttaaatgacattgatacACTTGTGAAGGCCTAATGATTCCAAATTTCAGGAGCACACTGATATCAAAtgctacagtgggtacagaaagtattcagacccccttaaatttttcactcagttatattgcagccatttgctaaaatcattcaagtaatttccccccccctccttaaatgtacacacagcaccccatattgacaattttttttttttttttaaatacaaaagttgtaatttctgcagattaaagaaaaacaaatatcacacagccataagtattcagaacctttgctcagtatttacccttttgagctaatacaaacgagtctttttgggaatgatggaaCAAGTATttaacacctggatttggggatcctctgtcattccttcttgcagatcctctccagttctgtcaggttggatggtgaacagccattttcaggtctctccagagatgctcaattgggttcaagtcggggctctggctgggccattcaagaacagtcatggagttgttctgaagccgctccttcattattttagctgtgtgcttagcgtcattgtcttgttagaaggtgaaccttcagcccagtctgaggtcctgagcactctggaaaaggttttcgTTCATAATgttcctgtacttggccgcattcatctttccttcgattgcaaccagtcgtcctgtccctgcagctgaaacacacccccacagcatgatgctgccaccaccatgcttcagtgttgggactatattggacaggtgatgagcagtgcctggttttctcttttttcccatATACCGGTTAGAatgaaggccaaaaagttcaatttctgtctcatcagaccagagaatcttatttctcaccatcttggagtccttcaggtggttttcttttgcaaattccatgagtcttgcactgaggagaggcttccgttgggccactctgccataaagccccgactggtggagggctgcagtgatagtttactttctagaactttctcaactctcctgactgcatctctggagctcagccacagtgatctttgggttcttctttacctctctcaccaaggctgtTCTCCccagattgctcagtttggcgagacggccagctctaggttctggtcgtcccaaacgttttccatttaaggattatggaggccactgtgctcttaggaaccttaagtgcagcagaatttttatttttattttttgaaaccttggccagatctgtgccttgccacaattctgtctctgagctcctcACGcacttcctttgacctcatgattctcatttgctccgacatgtactgtgagctgtaaggtctgatatagacaggtatgtggctttcctaatcaagtccaatcagtataatcaaacacacctGGATTCCAATGAagccatctcaaggatgatcagaagaaatatatttaactctggtgctgtaaaggtgtcacagcaaagggtctgaatacttatggctgtgtgatatttcagttttttttttttataaatctggaaaaatttcatttttttttctggcaatatgggctgctgtgtgtacattgaggaaaacaaataacttaaattattttagcaaatggctgcaatataacagtgaaaattttaaggttgtctgaatactttccgtacccactgtatgccaCCTTCATCTtacagttctgtgaaaataccgcctgtaaaaatattttaaagttcctgtattttggctatttagacctccacagagtgacattctaacatggacttagtataaaactgtgaatttccttttaaataaataaataaataaataaaaagcatttgttttgtcacacgagtgtccagaaaagaccCTAGCTTTTCTGTTGAACAGCTAGGTCTGTTTGACCcagctttgtccatatttggctttcGCCCCCTTTCCACTGACTGGTTGCCTctatgtagaagacccacttgtgagagcacactggctcgggagcggaaaggtaAGGCTGACATCTTCCCGAGTGATAaagagaaattcgaatgacctgatttcagtccTCTTGGCAGGACCTTGCGTATGAGTGGATGACTAATTCATATATAcagaggcaccatagagacaacagtacatcccaaatactagaaaaagttggtttggcaaaatatgtccctgTTAAGACAtggaatattacaaaatttcagtcagAAGAGGTTGGTTTGGTGGAACCAAACTGCATAGGCTTACATGAAAAAAGATGACATGCTGCGGCGATGCCTAACGGTGAAAGCCGAAAATAAAAGAAGTAGGATTATATTTAACTATAACACTTTGTATATTTGAATCTTTAAAACAGGAGAAATGCATTAATTTGAATAAAGAATATTTCACTAAACCAGGACTTCTAACCTGAGGGACAAATTCATGGCAGTAGCCTCacttttaacaattaaaaaaacaaatgtgcatcAACACTGGCTAATTTATGGTTAAATAACAACACACTtccgttacaaaaaaaaaaacaaagggaaaaaaccCCAAACATTTTGTGTCATTGGCTTACACTTTTCCTGTTGAATAACCAAGGGACGCTATATAATTCaccaaaaatttaaaacaaaaaacactcattCTGATTAATAGGTGGCAGTGGGAGGCCACGATTTACTACAGGTCAAATTCTGCTGATATCTTGCATTATACAGAAACTGTGTGCAattaatttccaaaaatattcaccaaaatttaatcatcaaaaatattcaccaaaaatcaataaaaacactcaATCTGATTGCTGTAGTAGGTGGCAATGTGAGGCCACTACTTGCTACAGGTCAAACTTTGCAAATATCTTGCATTTTGGTTAAACTGTGTGCTATTAATAGCCAGaaatattcacaaaaaaactcattCTGATTACTGTAGTAATTGACAATGGTAGTCTACTACTTACAACACGTTAAATGTTGCTGATATCATGCATTTTCGAGAAATTGGATGCAATAAATTGTCAATATACTTTCTTACTAATATTTTATGATCGCAAAATAATTTCGAGACGCCAAAAGCATCTGCTATTATTTTGGACTGAAAGTTCATGTTTCCTCTCAAGTTCAAagtcaacacaaacacactttgcGCGAGTATCACCTGTCATCTATCATCTATGAGCTCAAGAGTATGACAAATGCTGGATTTAATGTAAGAAAGCTACCATTTTcgtagtgatgataagcggtaaagaaaacggatggacCATACTGCAACCATAATATAATGTCCCATGTGTTTCCGTCCGGTTTTTAACTTAGAAGCGTTAAGAGTAGACCATTCTATTTTCCTTACCTTTGTGTTGACTCCTGCCGCAGGCACGTTGGTTCGCTCGACGAGCACAGCTCGCCTCGTTACAACAGCGGATGGTTTACTCATCTTTGGGGGGTTATCAGACACTGGAAGCTGCTGgggggtaaataaataaattttaaaaaataaataaaaagttcatGTCAAACTACAAGGCCATGTTGTAATTAcgaaaaacaaaattatgtcTGTTCATAAACCGGTCGACAACTAAACCAAAGCGAAGGAATCGCTCAGAGCTTTAATGTTTTGTTATTCTTACCACTCTACGGTCTTCCATGTATGACATGGTTGCACGAACCTTAAATTTAACACGGTAATGATAAAATAACGATAACAATCTAAATGTGACTTCTAAAAACCCAGCTGGTGCTGCTCGCTTAAAGGCGTTTAGCTGTTACCGGAATTCGGAGCAGCTTTTAAATGTAGCTCCGTCACATTTGATTGGATACATGACATGACTACAACGcttctgattggttgaaaaCATGAAGTTAAAGGTTAACTGTATGACATACCAAAACACACATTAAACgtcaaagaaaacattttttttcaaccgtTATATTCTCTGATCACTGatgctgtttatttgtttaaaatgaattatatTCATTCACTATAAAGGGGttattccagaattggaggacattttctgTCCCCCATCTCgatgaaatttcaaataatcaatgcacaaaatataaaaacatgcacgaaATGAAAATATCTGGTGTCAAAGTGATtcctaaatatttaaaataccaaatacCAATATAATGATGGTAGTTCTCCAGAACGTTGataagtacaaatattttggtGTTTGGATTGACTCAAGATTAACATTTATACCACATACTGAATATGTTTAAAGAAAATCAATTTTGGCTTATatgttttgttctgttcgagGCATTGTTTTCAATTTAATGTCACACGACGTTGATATTgtcttgtcccgttaggggtcgccacagcgtgtcatcagtttccatataagcctatctcctgcatcctcctctcttaaTTACCAACAAACTcacctcatgtcttccctcactacatctatcaaccttctctttggtcttcctctaactCTCTTGCCTgtcagctccatcttcatcatccttctaccaatttacacactatttctcctctggatgtgtccaaaccatcgaagtttactctctctaactttgtctccaaaacattgaaccttggctgtccctctgatgagctcatttctaattttatccaacctggtcactccgagagcgaacctcaacatcttcatttccgccacctccagctctgcttcctgttgactcttcagtgccactgtctctaatccatacatcatggctggcctcatcactgttttataaactttgcccttcatcctagcagagactcttctgtcacataacacacctgacaccttcctccacccgttccaaactgcttggaccggtttcttcacttccttactacagtcaccattgctctggacggttgcttgctatctcttctccctccacccctctcatacatgcacatatattgtcttacttcggctaatcttcattcctctgcttttcaGTGCATGcatccacctttctaactgttcttccacctgctccctgctctcaccgcagatcacaatgtcatctgcgaacattatggtccacggggattccaatcTAACCTTATGTCAGCCTAtcaatcaccactgcaaacaggaaggggctcagggctgatccctgatgcagtcccacctccactaTAAACTCCTctatcacacctacagcacacctcaccgctgttctgctgcactcataaatgtcctgtactattctaacatacttctctgtcactccagacgtctgcatgcagtaccacagttcctctatggatactctgtcataggctttctctagatctacaaagacacaatgtagctccttctgaccatctctgtacttctccatcaacaccctcaaggcaaatgatACATCTgtagtactctttctaggcatgaaaccatactgttactCGCAAATACTCGCTTCTGTCCTCAGTCTAGTCTCCACTATATTTTTCCATAACTTCGTTGTGtgtctcatcaactttattcctctatagttcccacagatCTGCACATcaaccttgttcttaaaaatgggaaccAGCAAACCTTTCCTACatttctcaggcatcttctcacccagtCTAATATTAATCTGTCTTTGCTCCATATCTTTAAAAATACCtaaaaaaactcattttcaacatttttgaacATAATTTAATGCAGTCACTTTACATTCTTTTattacttattaaaaaaaatctttattataAAATGATTTCAGTTTTCTTATTCTCTCTCCCACTCTGTAGTTCGGATTGAAGTTGTTAGTGGGtgtatttgtttatattgtattttttgtttagtgtGGTATTTTGGGccagcacggtgagcgactggttagcacatctgcctcacagttctggggacttgggttcaaataaaaaaaagttgcagcTGAAGGGGTTTATCCCACGTATCTAAAGAATGTTCAACTTGAGCTGGACACATCAAATTATATGATCTTTTATTACCTGCCTTTCTTGgaaacaacacattttaaaattaatggtcatttttttccaaaagattTTGGTGCCTGTCCTCCAATTCTAGTATGACCCATAGAGGTATACAGACACACTTCATCATCTATCAGGAGTCATAGTAGACCCCTAAAATCTTACTTCTTTAGCTTAGAGAGAACTTTTAACGATTAATTATATGCGCTGCTTCCTACTTTgagggaacagtttggggaaggcTCTTTCTGTTCCAGCACGAGTGTATCCcagtgggggttggggggcggggggatttATGTCCAGAAAGGCATGCTCTGTTGTTGAGTTTGGTGAAGAACCGGCACAGAACACTGACCTCGAGCCCATCAAACATCTTTGGGCTGAACTATGAACAGAGATGGTGACCCACCAAGACCTCTCTCAGGTCCAACATCAATGacctttggaaaaaaatacccaCAAAACCCATTCCCATCACCTTGTATAAAGTCTTTGTccacataaaacaaatgttttggtgGAAGGCAAAATTGTGACAATGAGGGTGAAGTGAATGCAAAACTATCCCCTTATTCTAAAATACGTTCCTAAATATAAATTCTGACTCCTCTTCTGCAACACTTCTCAACTCAAAAGAGACTCCGTAAATTAGTCACAAAGCAACTTTATATAGTTTTCAAGTACAGTATTCAAAATTGTTAAATAAGTACAAGGTGTGTTCACGTGATTTACATATTGGACAATATATGCACTGCCCAGTTTTAATTCTTTTTACAGGTTTCCCACTAACAACGCAACACGCTAAATGTCCgtaaattatttacatttttttcctttttgaatCAATCGGAAAAGTTGACAGCTGTCTATTGGACAAACGCCACACAAACGGTACATCTGGAACAGTTTACAGTGTAGTAAGATGTAGACAATCTGACAAAAGGAAAAGACAAACAAAGCCCATTTTAGAACGGTTATTAGCTGCTGGTGATATTAACAGTACATAACATGAAAAGTAGGTAAAAATCTATTTCAGTTGATCCCTCAATCTACTGGGTTGTTGTTAACTTCCAGAGgagaaaaataattgacagaaaGACTGACAGTGTTAAATGCAGCTATTTCAAGGGGGAAGCCAGTCATTTTTCAATGATTTCTTCTATAAATTTGGTCAAATCTCTTAAGGCACCGGTTGATGTTGGACTCAAtatactttaaaacaaaaatctatgaataacaaaatgtaaaaggGATACGTATTTGGACTGAATTAAAGTCTGACATTATGCTGCCACATACAACACACCATTGGACAAGAGAATGCAATGAAACTAGTAGCACCACAGAGAACAAATGATTCCAAGCCAAGTATGTTTGAGATCATAAGGTTTCTTCCTCAACCTGCATTTATAAACATCACATTTCGTACTTGCAAAATTGctggaggaaaaataaaattgaggGTGTGCAGAAAATAGCGATTAAGCAACATAAGCCAGTCTTTCTGTACATTACTTTTAGAATTTGAGCTTTTAAAGTATAGGTAGCTTGATGCTTGAACAATATGATTTAATTCAAAATGCCATGTATTTAATCACAGAGTGACtccaaaacttaaaaaaaaacaaaaaacatcaggccatttaaatacagtcatgtactgtataataaaaccatgtgcttttatttctttgaactctgtttacatttaaaaaatgttgatcagaaatggaaaaaaagtccaAGGTTGAGACTGCAGTAATTAAAACATGGCACATTAATCCAGATGAAGTGACTTACTAATATAATGCTTCTGGACCAAGTGCACCACACTGAACATTCAGCATGGCTTctcacatacaaaaaaatacaaactatgaggaaaaaacaaagcTCAATAAAAACCTGCCTATAAGACAGAGTTGATAGtcactgtactgtacacttTCTACAATATCAATGTCCATTATGAATATAACAAGTGCATTCACTGAAAGGATTAgttgaacataaaacaattcTCTCAATTTTCAATTTGGTTCTGCAAAGACTTTTGTAATAGATGATCATCCTGCATCCTAAATTGCAAAGGTCGAGTGCAACTTTtgtctttaaagaaaataacatcTGCTGCCGGTAAACCAGTGAGGGTAACACAGAATTGCTCAAActgaatacaaaacaaattgagGGGGTGAAAAGGGAGATTGTTTGGAGTGCCTTCCATACAAAGCCATTTTATGCCTCAAAAAGGGGATTCCTCATGAACCGTCACAACTGCAAAAGAAATTGTCACTGTGTTGACTCAAATGAAGCGAATTGCTTAATTTCACATGCGTGGCTATGGTAATTGATTCTAAAATTGTCTACATATGGTAAGACAGTTTCATGTTGGTGTAAACCAGCagtgaggggagaaaaaaaataaatacaatcac carries:
- the LOC133474479 gene encoding G2/mitotic-specific cyclin-B2-like isoform X2; this translates as MSYMEDRRVLPVSDNPPKMSKPSAVVTRRAVLVERTNVPAAGVNTKKWGQGKAPGAQKAKAVALVQVQTTADPFPLVSEASADVSKEEEDAQLCQAFSNTLLSVEDVDEQDAGMPQLCSEYVKDIYVYLHQLEVEQAVHANYMQGYDITERMRALLIDWMVQVHARFQLLQETLYLSVAVLDRFLQVQPVSRRKLQLVGVTAMLLACKYEEMYPLEVGEFAYITDNAFTKAQILEMEQLVLKRLNFQLGRPVPLHFLRRASKVANSDIQMHTLAKYLTELTLIDYQMVHYHPSEIAAAAMCLSQLLLNGLPWSTTQAQYSTYDEAHLKPIMQHMAKNVEMVNSGKTKLQAVRNKYSSSKLMTISLIPQLKSPLITNMTAALNAT
- the LOC133474479 gene encoding G2/mitotic-specific cyclin-B2-like isoform X1, with product MSYMEDRRVQLPVSDNPPKMSKPSAVVTRRAVLVERTNVPAAGVNTKKWGQGKAPGAQKAKAVALVQVQTTADPFPLVSEASADVSKEEEDAQLCQAFSNTLLSVEDVDEQDAGMPQLCSEYVKDIYVYLHQLEVEQAVHANYMQGYDITERMRALLIDWMVQVHARFQLLQETLYLSVAVLDRFLQVQPVSRRKLQLVGVTAMLLACKYEEMYPLEVGEFAYITDNAFTKAQILEMEQLVLKRLNFQLGRPVPLHFLRRASKVANSDIQMHTLAKYLTELTLIDYQMVHYHPSEIAAAAMCLSQLLLNGLPWSTTQAQYSTYDEAHLKPIMQHMAKNVEMVNSGKTKLQAVRNKYSSSKLMTISLIPQLKSPLITNMTAALNAT